The following are encoded in a window of Chiloscyllium plagiosum isolate BGI_BamShark_2017 chromosome 11, ASM401019v2, whole genome shotgun sequence genomic DNA:
- the zgc:113531 gene encoding von Willebrand factor C domain-containing protein 2-like: MLQTILPHHCSLRIYKEPPSSMSVQAGQLLFSLLLALLGGHSLAFSMPRTCEANGRVYYVGEWYTLELDPCSQCECTLAGPVCTPHTECGPLPPACIHVSHYPSDCCPRCERIGCEYRGAVYELGQPFQPSECEQCTCDMDGIARCLVADCAPPACVNPKYEKGKCCPECKDGPNCYSDFTQSHVIPGGTTVWVDKCTSCHCHDGQDVGYWEGNRVAKCVMVPNCILNDDQN, translated from the exons ATGCTACAAACAATCCTCCCGCATCATTGCAGCCTCCGGATTTACAAGGAGCCACCAAGCAGCATGTCAGTGCAGGCGGGCCAGCTGCTTTTCTCCCTGCTCCTGGCACTGTTAGGAGGGCACAGCCTGGCATTCTCAATGCCCAGGACTTGCGAGGCGAACGGCAGGGTTTATTATGTGGGTGAGTGGTACACGCTGGAGTTGGATCCCTGTAGCCAATGCGAGTGCACGCTGGCCGGCCCAGTGTGCACCCCTCACACCGAGTGTGGACCGCTGCCTCCAGCCTGTATCCATGTCAGCCACTACCCGAGCGACTGCTGCCCCCGCTGCGAGAGGATCGGCTGTGAATACCGCGGAGCTGTGTACGAGCTGGGCCAGCCCTTCCAG CCATCAGAGTGTGAACAATGTACCTGTGACATGGATGGCATTGCACGCTGTCTAGTCGCTGATTGTGCTCCGCCTGCATGTGTTAATCCAAAGTATGAGAAAGGAAAGTGCTGCCCAGAGTGCAAGGATg GTCCAAATTGTTACAGCGACTTCACGCAAAGTCATGTAATCCCAGGAGGGACCACTGTGTGGGTTGACAAGTGCACCAGCTGCCACTGCCATGATGGTCAGGATGTTGGTTACTGGGAAGGCAATCGTGTAGCCAAGTGTGTGATGGTTCCTAATTGCATTTTGAATGATGATCAGAATTAA